A portion of the Tiliqua scincoides isolate rTilSci1 chromosome 3, rTilSci1.hap2, whole genome shotgun sequence genome contains these proteins:
- the DUSP28 gene encoding dual specificity phosphatase 28 yields MLSLCKVTDALLISNSKSACNETLLTQEGVTFCINVSRQQPFPSSQQICTLRVPVFDDPSEDLYKYFERCGDAIEDTVQSGGKCLVYCKNGRSRSAAICTAYLMKHHGLSLEDAFEIVKTARPVADPNAGFWSQLRKYEEYLQTQQQVLPSPKRTSL; encoded by the exons ATGTTGAGCCTTTGTAAGGTCACGGATGCTTTGCTTATTAGCAATTCCAAGTCCGCCTGCAATGAGACTCTCCTCACTCAAGAGGGGGTCACTTTCTGCATCAATGTCTCCAGGCAGCAGCCGTTCCCAAGCTCTCAGCAAATCTGCACGCTGCGGGTTCCCGTCTTTGATGATCCTTCTGAGGACCTGTATAAGTACTTTGAGCGCTGCGGCGATGCCATAGAGGACACAGTCCAGAGTGGTGGGAAATGCTTAGTGTACTGTAAGAATGGGCGCAGCAGGTCTGCAGCCATCTGCACTGCTTACTTGATGAAGCACCACGGTCTCAGCCTAGAGGATGCCTTTGAG ATTGTGAAGACTGCTAGGCCAGTAGCAGATCCCAATGCTGGATTTTGGTCTCAGTTACGGAAATACGAAGAATATTTACAAACGCAGCAGCAGGTGCTTCCTTCTCCAAAAAGAACTTcactataa